The Alphaproteobacteria bacterium region TCAAAGCCGCCGACCGCGCCCTGGCCCTGGAGCTGGAGTGGTTTCAGCGCCTCGCCGGGGATGTGGCGGCGGCGGCCGTCGCCCTGCTGGAGACCGCCGCCGCCCTGGCCGCCCTGGACGTGGCGCAGGGTCTGGCCTGGCAGGCGCGCGCCGCCGGCTGGCGGCGACCGCTGCTTTATGACGACACCCGCTTTCGCATTACCGGCGGCCGTCACCCGGTGGTGGAAGCGGCGCTGGCCCGTGACGGCGCCGCCGCCGGCGGCGTCGCGGCGCAACGCTTTCAACCCAATGACTGCGACCTGTCCGGCGCGGGCGAGGGGCAGGGCGAGGGGGCCCGCGACGGGCGGCTGTGGTTGCTGACCGGTCCCAACATGGCGGGCAAGAGCACCTTCCTGCGGCAGAACGCCCTGATCGCCATCATGGCCCAGAGCGGCAGCTTCGTGCCGGCGGAACGGGCGGAGATCGGCATTGTGGACCGGCTGTTCAGCCGGGTCGGGGCGGCGGACGATCTGGCCCGCGGCCGTTCCACCTTCATGGTGGAGATGGTGGAGACGGCGGCCATCCTCAATCAGGCGGGCGCGCGCGCGCTGGTCATTCTGGACGAGATCGGCCGGGGCACCGCCACCTTCGACGGGCTGGCCATCGCCTGGGCCTGTCTGGAGCATTTGCATGAGACCAACCGCTGCCGTGGCCTGTTTGCCACCCACTATCACGAGCTGACGGCGCTGGCTGAGCGGCTGGACCGCCTGTCGTGCCACACCATGCGGGTGCGCGACTGGCAGGGCGAGGTGGTCTTCCTGCATGAGGTGGCGCCCGGCGTGGCGGCCGGCTCTTACGGCATTCACGTGGCGCGGCTGGCCGGCCTGCCGGCGAGTGCGGTGAGGCGGGCGCAGGAGGTGCTGGCCAGGCTGGAGGCGGGCGAGGCGACGGGCGCGGCGGCGCATCTGGCCGGTGCCCTGCCTCTGTTCCAGGCGGCCCGGTCGGCGCCACCGGTCAGTCAGGCGCCGCCGGCCGATCCGGCGGCGATCCGCCTGCGCCAGGCGGTAGCGGGGCTTAAGCCGGACGCCCTGTCGCCGCGGCAGGCGCTGGACGCGCTCTATGGCCTCAGGTCCCTGCTGGAGGGCGATGCGGCGGGCGGCGCGGCGGGTGAGGCGGAAGGGGAGGGCGACACGAACCGGAGCGGCGCGGGCGAGAGGGATGGGGCGTGATGGGCGTCGGCGACTGCGGGCCCGCCCGTTGGCGGCCATGCAGGAAGTGTCATACGGCTTGCGGGTACCTGTGGCACAATGAGGGGCGGTCACCGGCAGGGTGGCCGGGTGACCCGCAACCGCCGCAGGCAGGAGCATGGCCGACGCTGTCCTGGTTGATCTGAACGGCGCGCCTGACGGTGCGTCGCCTGCCGTGCCGCCGTCTGCCGCCGGCAGTGGACGCACCATGCATGGCATCCACGACGTGGATGCCATCCTCGACGGCGACGCCTTCATCGCCCGGCTCGATGGGATTGCCGCCGACCTCAAGGAAGGGGCTGGCGTGGAGCCGCCGACGCGGGCCAGGCTGCTGGACCTGTTCCGCCAGGCCCTGGACAGCGGCCGCGGTGAAATCCGCCGCCGCTTCGAAAGCGGCCAGGCCAGCGGCCGCGATACGGTGACGGCCACAAGCTGGCTGATGGACCAACTGTTGCACTATCTGGGCGACTTTGCCCGCGACCACGCCTATCCCACGGCCAACCCGACCACGGGCGAACAATTGTGCCTGGTCGCCGCCGGCGGCTATGGCCGCGGCGAACTGGCGCCGTGCTCGGACATTGACCTGATGGTGCTGATGCCGGCCAAGACGACGCCGCGCAGCGAGCAGGTCATCGAGTTCATCCTCTACATGCTGTGGGACCTGGGCCTGAAGGTCGGCTACACCACCCATGCCATTGACGGCATTCTGCGGCTGGCGGTGAGCGACATGAACGTGCGCACCGCGGTGTTGGAGACGCGGTTCATCTGGGGCGCGCGTCGCCTGTTCCTGGAGTTGCGCCGGCGGTTCTATGCGGAGGTGGTGGCCGGCCGTGAGCGCGAATTCGTCCGCGCCAAGCTGGCCGAACGGGACCAGCGCCACAAGCGCCTCGGCGACTCCCGCTATGTCATGGAGCCCAACCTGAAAGACGGCAAGGGCGGTATGCGCGATCTGCAGACATTGTACTGGATCGCCAAATACCTCTTTCGCATTGAGCGCCCCGGCGACCTGGTGTTCCACGGCATTCTGGAGCCGCGCGAGGCGCAGCAATTCGCCCGCGCCCAGAACCTGTTCTGGACCATCCGCTGTCATCTGCACTATCTGACCGGACGGGCCGAGGACCGGCTGACTTTCGACCTGCAACCGGATCTGGCGCGACGCATGGCCTATCGCGGCCATGCGGGCGCCAACCGCGTCGAACGCTTCCTTAAGCACTATTACATCACCGCCAAAACGGTCGGCGACCTGACCCGTATCTTCTGCGCCGCGCTGGAGGCGCAGTATGTGCCGCGACGTGGCTCACGCCGCCGGCTGAAGGCGGAGACGACCGGCCTGCCTGAGGGATTCAGGCTCGCGGACGGCTGGCTGGCGGTGGAGTCGGGTGCGGTTTTTGAGGCGGATCCGGTCAATCTGATCCGCCTGTTCCACCTGGCCCATGAAGACGAGCTGGACATTCATCCGCGCACGCTTCGGCTGGTGACGCGGCGGCTGCGCCTGATCACCAACCGGCTGCGCCGCGACAAGACGGCGAACGCCCTGTTCCTCCACATGCTGACCAGCCGCAGCCAGCCGGACGTGCCGTTGCGGCGCATGAGCGAGGCCGGCGTACTGGCCCGCTTCGTGCCGGACTTCGGCCGCATCGTCGCTCACCCGCAGTTCGACATGTATCACGTCTATACAGTGGATGAGCACACGCTCCGGGCGCTGGCTCTGGTGGCCGGGATCGAGTCCGGCGCGCTGGCCCATGACCATCCGGTATCGGCGCGGGAAATCCATAACCTCAGTTCACGCCGGGCCCTGTATGTGGCGATGTTCCTGCACGACCTGGGCAAGGGACAGGGCGGCGACCATGAGCGCCGCGGCGCAGAAATCGCCAGGCGGTTGTGTCCGCGTCTGGGACTCAATGCGGAGGAGACGGAAACCGTCGCCTGGCTGGTGGCCCATCAGGCGGTCATGAGCGACATCGCGTTTCATCGCGACATCACGGCGGCTGAAACCGTGCGCGATTTCGCCCATGAGGTGCAGTCGCCCGAACGGCTCCGTCTGCTGCTGGTGCTGACGGTAGCGGATATTCGCGCGGTCGGCCCCAAGGTGTGGAACGGCTGGAAGGCCAGCCTGCTGCGCGAGCTATATCAGGGCGCGATGGAGACACTGACCGGCGAGGCGCCGGTCGACGGCGCCGGCGGTGCCGGCGTTGGCGGCGGCGGGCGGAGCGAGGCGGTGCCCGCGGCGGCGGTGGCGGCGCTGCGCCAGGCATTGGCGGACTTTTCCGACAGCGCCTTCGCGGCCCACGTGGAGAAGACGCCGGACGCCTATTGGCGGACGGTGGACACGGCCATGCACGCCCGTCACGCCCGCCTGATGCGTGGCGCCGACCGGGCCGGCCGGACAGCCGATGTGCAGGTGCGCTTTGACCGTGAACGCGGCGCCACCGAGGTGACGGTCTTTTGTGCGGACCGGCCGGGTCTGTTTGCCCGCATCGCCGAGGCCATGCACCGGGCGCGGGCCAATGTGCTGGATGCCCGCGTCTTTACCACCAAGGACGGGCGGGCGCTGGACACCCTGTGGGTGATGGAGGACTCAGGGGCCCCGCTACGTAGCGGCCATCGCCTGGCGGAGGTGCGCCGTCTGGTTCTGCAGGCCCTGTCGGAGGAGCCGGACGCGCCGCCGCTGGCCCCGCCTGATGGCGGACGGGCGGGCGGCGACCGCGCGCGCGGTGCCAGCGGCGACGGCGCCAGCGGCCACAGGGCGAGCGGCGAGCGGCGTTTCGTGCCGGAGCGGACGCGGGTGTTCCGCGTGCCACCGCGCGTCCTGATCGACAACGAAACCAGCGTTACCCACACCCTGATCGAAATCAACGGCCGTGACCGGCCAGGCGTACTGCGCGATATCGCCCGCGCCATGCACGAGCTTGGCCTGCGCATCGCCGCCGCACGCATCGCCACCTATGGCGAGCGCATCGTCGATGTCTTCTATGTGCGCGACGCCTTCGGTCATCGCCTGACCCATCGCACCCGGCTGGATGACATACGCCATGGCCTGATCGTCGCAGTGGAGGGCCAGTCCGGTGAACCGGGCGAGGCCAATGCCCGCGCGGTCGAGGCGGCGCTGGCGCGCAAAGGCGCATAGAGCTATGGCGTTCACAGCCAACGGGACGTCCAATGTCTTGCTTCCCGGCAACAGGCCCTGACCATGGCTCTCGCCCGCGCCATCGCCACGGTCGGCGGTCTGACCATGGTCAGCCGGGTGCTGGGCTTCGTCCGCGACATTCTGATTGCCGCAGTGCTCGGCGCCGGGCCCATCGCCGACGCCTTCTTTACGGCCTTCCGCCTGCCCAACCTGTTTCGCCGACTGTTCGCCGAAGGAGCGTTCAACGCGGCCTTCGTGCCGTTGTTCTCGCGGGCACTGACCGGCAGTGACGGAGCGTCGTCCGAGGCGCGCCGCGCCGCCGCGCGGCTCTTTGCCGAAGACGCACTGGCGGTATTGCTGACGGCGCTGCTGGTGCTGCTGATCGTCGCCGAACTGTTCATGCCGCTGCTGGTGAGCGGCCTGGCCCCCGGTTTTCTGGATGCGCCGGCGACGTTCGAGCGGGCGGTCACCCTGTCGCGCATCACGTTCCCTTATCTGGTGTTCATGTCGCTGACGGCACTGGCGTCGGGTGTGTTGAACGGGCTTGGCCGGTTCGCCGCCGCCGCCGCCGCGCCGGTTCTGCTGAACGTGGTGCTGATCGCCGCCATGGTGGGGTTCGCCGACTCAGCGGCTACGGGAGCCGAGGCCCTGGCCTGGGGCGTGGCGCTGGCCGGTGTGCTGCAGTTTCTGTGGCTCGCCCGCTCGCTTCGCCAGGCCGGCTTTGCGCTGCGCTTGCCGCGGCCGCGCCTGACGCCGGCGGTGCGGCGGATGCTGCGGCTGATGGCGCCGGGCGCCATCGGCGCCGGCGTCATGCAGATCAACCTGGTGGTCGGGCACCTGCTGGCCTCGCTGATCGGCGCCGGCGCCATAAGCTGGCTCTATTTCGCTGACCGCCTGGTGCAACTGCCGTTGGGGGTCGTCGGCGTGGCAGTGGGCATCGCCCTGCTGCCGCTGCTCAGCCGGCAGGTGCGCAGTGGCGACCAGGCGGCCGCCGCGGACAGCCAGAACCGGGCGATTGAGATGGCGCTGTTGTTGACCCTGCCGGCGACGGCGGCGCTGCTGACCATACCGGGCCCGATGATCGCGGTGCTGTTCGAACGTGGCGCCTTTGCCGCCGCCGACAGCCGGGCCACCACCCTGGCGGTGATGGCCTATGCCACCGGCCTGCCGGCCTTTGTGGTGGTCAAGGCGCTGGCGCCCGGGTTCTTCGCTCGCGAGGACACGGCCACACCGGTCAAGGTGGCGGTGGCGGCGATGGCCGCCAATCTGCTGCTGGCGCTGGCGTTGATGGCGCCGCTCGGCCATGTGGGCATTGCGCTGGCCACCAGCCTGGCATCGTGGCTCAACGTGGCGCTGCTGGGCGGGCTGCTCATGCGGCGCGGTCACTGGCGGCCCGATGGCCGCCTGCTGCGGCGGACGGTGCGGATGATTGTGGCGAGCGCCGTCATGAGCGTCGGCCTGGTGCTGGCGGCGGCGGCGCTGGACGGGTGGCTGGCCGCGCCGGCCGGTGTGCGGCCGGTGCTCGCCCTGGCCCTGCTGGTCGGGCTCGGCGGCGGCCTGTTCGCCGGGCTGGCCCTTGCCTGCCGGGCCACAAGCCTGCAGGAATTGCGCCGCCAACTGGCTCGCCCGGCCAAACCCGCTACGCCCGCCACTGAGGATACACCGCCATGAGCCCCAGGCCGTGAACCGCACCGCCCGACCGGACGTGGTACTGCGCCGCCTGACCCCGGCCGACGCCCACGCGGTGACCCGCATTCATTTCGATGCGGTCATGGGCAAGGGCCATACGCACTATGCGCCGCACCAGCTGGATGCCTGGACCGCGCTGGACCGGCCCGACCGGCGGCTGGCCCAGATCCACTATCGCCTGGCCATGCCGGGGCGTTTTCTGGTGCTGGCCGAGGCGGCCGGCCGGCCGGTGGGTTATGCCTGGCTGGAAAAGCGGGCCATGCATCAGGGGCGGCCCGATGCGGCCTATCTGGAGAGTCTGTATGTGGCGCCGGAAGCCATGGGACTCGGCGTCGGCCGCCTGTTGCTGGCGACGGTGGAGGCGCGGGCGGCGGCCGAGGGGGCGCCCACCGTGGGGCTCGATTCGGCGCTGATGAGCGTCGGCTTTTATGCCCGCCACGGTTATGCGACGGGACCATTCCACCGCTATCGCATGGGCGGCGGCGGCGTGTGGGTGGGGTTCCGCTGGATGACCAAGCGCCTGACGGGGCCGGCGGCCGGCCCGGCGATGACGGCCGGTGCTTGACGGCCGGCGCCGCAACGGCCATCACTCCGGGCGCTCCAGCGGCGGGGTCCAACCCGGCGCCGAGGAGCCCGCCCGGTCCCGTCATCGCAAGGGGTGGGGCGGCAACCCGCGGGGAGTCCAAACCCATGAACACGCCTTCGGCGCAGGGCACCGGCCCGCAAGCGGCGCAGAGTCGGATCTTTTCCGGCGTCCAGCCCACCGGCAATCTTCATCTCGGTAATTACCTGGGGGCGATCCGCAACTTCGCCCGCCTGCAGAACGACTATGAGTGTCTCTATTGCGTGGTTGATCTGCACGCCATAACCGTGTTCCAGGACCCGGCGACCCTGGCCGACCATACGCGCGAGGTGGCGGCCGCCTTCATCGCCGCCGGCATCGATCCGAAGACGAACATCATTTTCAACCAGAGCCAGGTGGCGGCCCATGCGGAGCTGGCCTGGATTTTCAATTGCGTCGCCCGTCTCGGCTGGCTTAACCGCATGACCCAGTTCAAGGAGAAGGCGGGCAAGCACAGGGAGAATGCCAGCATCGGCCTGTATGCCTATCCCGCCCTGATGGCCGCCGACATTCTTGTCTACAAGGCGACCCATGTGCCGGTGGGCGAGGACCAGAAGCAGCACCTGGAGCTGACCCGCGATATCGCCCAGAAGTTCAACAGCGATTATGGCCGCGAGGTCTTTCCCCTGACCGAGCCTTTGATCTTCGGCGAGGCGACACGGGTGATGAGCCTGCGCGACGGCACCAAGAAGATGAGCAAGTCGGACCCGTCCGACTATTCGCGTATCAATATGAATGACGATGCGGACCAGATTCGTCTGAAGATCCGCAAGGCGAAAACCGATCCGCAACCGCTGCCGGACACTCTCGACGGCTATGGCGCGCGGCCGGAGGCGGCCAATCTGCTGGGCCTCTATGCGGCCCTGGCTGACCGCACGCGCGGCGATGTGGCGAGCGAGTTTGCCGGTGCCCGCTTTGCCGACTTCAAAGAGCGGCTGAGCGATCTGGCCATCGAAACGCTGGCGCCGGTGACCGGCGAGATGCGTCGTCTGCTGGCCGATCCGGCGGAAGTGGATCGGCTGCTGCAAGACGGCGCTGAACGGGCGCGGGCCCTGGCCGCCCCGGTCATGGCCGAGGTGCGCCAGGCGGTGGGGCTGCTGACATAGGGCCAATGGACCCCGGCGGCTGTTGCCGGTCCATTGGAGTCCGGCGGCTGTTGCCGCCCGGCCACACCCGCCGCCAAAGCGAAAAATATCGCCGCCGGCATTTACCTAAAATTATCTTCAAATCCGGGCCTGCCCACAGTTAACGCCCGGAAGTGGCCGGACTCCACACTCTTTCAAAGCTTGACCCGGCGGCGCCGAGGCTCAATCTTGCGTTCCACAACGGCACGGATCAGGCCAGGGCGGCGACACATGCCTGTCACACACCCGCCACAGGCCCGCCTTCCTTGCCGTGTCAGGTTCGGGTTTGCGACCCGGACCGGACGGTCCTGAGTTGCCGACCCCGTGACGCTTCGGCGCGTCACAGGCAACGGCGGCCAGTCCGGCACGACGCCGGATCGCGACCGACGCAACAGGTAGGCTCCCCATCCGTTCGGGATGGGAAGCAGGTCAACCCGCCGCCCAGGATGGGCGTGGTTGCCGGTGCAAACCCGGCGGCCGGCACGCACCAGGATGGTGTAGCTGGACGAGCGCTATAGCGATGTTCATTTCGACCGAAGACACGCCGAATCCGTCGTCACTCAAGTTCACGGCCGGGCAGCCGGTTGCCGGCGAGGGCCGCAGCCGTGATTTCCCGTCGGCCGACGCCGCCAGCGGCGTGTCGCCGCTGGCTGAACGTCTGTTCGCCATCGGCGGTGTCAGTCAGGTTTTCTTTGGCAGCGACTTCGTCACCGTGTCGAAGGACGATGAGGCGCCGTGGCAGAGCCTGAAGCCGGCGATCATGGGCGTGCTGATGGAGCACTTTACCCGTAGCCTGCCGGCAATCACCGAGACCCGGCAGGCGACGCCGACGAGCGATGATGACGGCCTGATGGCCGGCGATGCGGACGATCCGGTGATCGGCCAGATTCGCGAGCTGCTGGATACGCGGGTGCGCCCGGCGGTGGCGCAGGACGGCGGCGATATCGTTTTCCGCGGCTTTGACCGTGGCGTCGTCTATCTGCACATGCAGGGGGCGTGCGCCGGGTGCCCGGCCTCCACCATGACGCTGAAGAACGGCGTGGAGAATCTGCTGCGCCACTACATTCCCGAAGTCACCGAGGTGCAGGCCATTGGCTAGGCCGGCGGCCGCAACCATGGCCGCGTCCGCCGACAGTGTGGGCTGCCTGTCGGTTGCCCGCTCGCCCAGCGCCATTCCGGCGCGGCTGGTGCGGATCATGCCGGCGTGGCTGACGGCTCGGCTGTTTCCGCAAGCCGCCCTGCCGGGCGCGGCGGTCATCCATCCGGCCATCCGCCGCATGGAAGCGCAGCGAAGGACGGAACGCCTGGTGCTGCGCTGCGTGGCGGCCAGTGTTGCGGTGATGCTGGCCACGGTGGTGGCGAACGGCATGTCGTCCGGCGTCAATCAGGCCATGGATCAGGCGATGGATCAGGCGGCCGAACGTCTGCAGGCGATAGCACCGGCGGCGGCCGTCGCGCGCGCGTCGCGTCAGGGCGCCGCCGGCGACACCAACGGCCGTATCATCCGCGCCTCTTCCGTCGCCCGCCTGGGCGCGGTGTTCGAGTCCCTCGACTATGATCTGGAACGGATCCGCATGGGGCACGGCGTACCGCGGGTGTTCCTGAACCGCATGCCGGCCGACCTGAGCGATACGGTGGACGCCGAGGAGCGTAAGGCGCTGTTCATCGCCACCACCCTGCCGCTGATCCTGCAGGTCAACGAAACCATCCGGCATAACCGGCAGCGCATTGCGGACCTCAGGTTGCAGTGGCGCGACAGCGGCACCCTGGCGGCCGTGGACCGGCACTGGCTGGAGCAGATGGCGAAGCGCTATCGCGTCGACGGCGATCTGGCGCCTTCCGCCCTGTTCGAGGCGTTGCTGTGGCGGGTGGATACGGTGCCGGTTTCCATGGCGCTGGCCCAGGCGGCCATCGAGTCAGGCTGGGGCACGTCGCGTTTTGCGCAGGAAGGCAATGCGCTGTTCGGCCAGTGGACGTGGGATGAATCCGCCGGCCTGGTACCGGAGGACCGGGCCGATGATGCGAGCCATGCGGTGCGCGCTTTCGACCGGCTGCTGGAGAGCGTACGCGCCTATGCCCACAATCTGAACACGGGCTGGGCCTATGAGTCGTTCCGTGATCGTCGCGCCAGCCTGCGCGCCTCCGGAACGGCGCCGGGCGGGCTGAAGCTGGCGATGACGCTGGACCGCTACTCGGAAAAGGGCGAGGCCTATGTGCGCATGGTGCACAGCATCATCCGCGCTAACGGATTGCAGCCCTTCGACCATGCGCGCCTCAGCCAGGGCGAAGGGCAGGACTCCCTGGGCCAGCAGCCGAGCCTGTAGGACCGGCGGCGCCGTCCTGCACAGACTGAAGATTCACCGGCTGAAGACTCAGGGCGACGGGTAGTAAAACTGGCGGCCGAACCAGCGCCAGCGCCCGTCCGGCCCCGGCACCGTGCAATTGACCCGGGCCCGTGCGGTGGCGAAGGGTTGCGCCATACGCACCTCAAACCGGTTCGGTCCCAGACGCTCAATCCGTGCCTGTCCCTGGCCGGAGGCATAGCAGGCCATGCGGTCGAGGCCGGCCACATCGGCCATGACCGTGAAACCGAAGTCGGGCGGATTCTTCTCTGGCGAGGGATCGGCCGGTGTGACCGCGCTTACCGGCAGCGGCAGTGTGCCGGCAATCAGGCGAAAGCGATCCGCGTCGCCGAAATTCTCATTGAGAGCGAAGCGCGGCAGGTAGAACCGTTCTTCGCCGCCGTAGAGCACACCGGAATGCTGGCCGAAGGCGGCGCGCATGCCGGTCGCCTGGATGACCGGCATGAGAGCGGCCGAGGTCTCGCCAAAGGGCCAGGCAAAGAGGGTCGGCACGGCGCCCAGTTCCGCCTCGAAGCGGGCGCTGGCGCGGGCGATGTCGGCCGCCGCCTGCTCCGCGGTCATGCCGGGATAGTGCCCGTGACTGGCGCCGTGGTGGCCAATATAGACACCGTCCGCGGCCATCTCGCGCAACTGGTCCCAGCTAAGATAACCGGGCGTGGCGGCATCCACCGGATCGGTCGCGACGAAAATGGTGAAAGGCAGGCCAGCGTCCTTCAGGCGTGGCCAGGCCTCGGTGTAGATAGAGGCAAAGGCGTCATCGATGGTGATGGCCAGGCTGCGGTCGGGCAGCGCCTCGCCGCGCGCCAGCCGGTCGATAATGTCCGGCAGGGCGAGCACCGTATAGCCGCCATCGAGGATCAGTCGGATATGGGCTTCGAACTGTTCAAGCCGGATGCTGGTGGTCGGCCAGGCACCCTCGCCGAAGCGGTGATACATGACCACCACCGCACTGGCCTGGCCGCTGGAGATGGAGCCGGCCGGACCGAGGGTCGCATCCTGGGCGTGGGCCGCCGTGGCCCACAGGGGATGGGTCCACAGGGCCAGGGAGAGGATCACCGCGGACAGGGCCGCAGGGCGCAGGCGCCTGCGCAGCCTGGTCATGGCCGGCACCGTGGGGCCGCCACAGGGCCGGGAAGGGGGAGCGCGAAAAAGACCATGGGGGCTTATGGCACGACACTTTTTGAGCGGCAAGCGCGCCAGTGGGTCCGGGCCCCGGCCGGGTGTCATCGTCGGCGGCCTTTGGGTGGGGGTCTCAAGGCGGGCCGGGCCGTGACAGGATGGGCGGCATGATCATCCTTGCCCTTGATGCGGTATCGGCCGGCGCGTCGGCCGCGGTGATGGCCGATGGCCGGCTGCGTGGCCACGCCCGTCACGA contains the following coding sequences:
- a CDS encoding [protein-PII] uridylyltransferase; protein product: MADAVLVDLNGAPDGASPAVPPSAAGSGRTMHGIHDVDAILDGDAFIARLDGIAADLKEGAGVEPPTRARLLDLFRQALDSGRGEIRRRFESGQASGRDTVTATSWLMDQLLHYLGDFARDHAYPTANPTTGEQLCLVAAGGYGRGELAPCSDIDLMVLMPAKTTPRSEQVIEFILYMLWDLGLKVGYTTHAIDGILRLAVSDMNVRTAVLETRFIWGARRLFLELRRRFYAEVVAGREREFVRAKLAERDQRHKRLGDSRYVMEPNLKDGKGGMRDLQTLYWIAKYLFRIERPGDLVFHGILEPREAQQFARAQNLFWTIRCHLHYLTGRAEDRLTFDLQPDLARRMAYRGHAGANRVERFLKHYYITAKTVGDLTRIFCAALEAQYVPRRGSRRRLKAETTGLPEGFRLADGWLAVESGAVFEADPVNLIRLFHLAHEDELDIHPRTLRLVTRRLRLITNRLRRDKTANALFLHMLTSRSQPDVPLRRMSEAGVLARFVPDFGRIVAHPQFDMYHVYTVDEHTLRALALVAGIESGALAHDHPVSAREIHNLSSRRALYVAMFLHDLGKGQGGDHERRGAEIARRLCPRLGLNAEETETVAWLVAHQAVMSDIAFHRDITAAETVRDFAHEVQSPERLRLLLVLTVADIRAVGPKVWNGWKASLLRELYQGAMETLTGEAPVDGAGGAGVGGGGRSEAVPAAAVAALRQALADFSDSAFAAHVEKTPDAYWRTVDTAMHARHARLMRGADRAGRTADVQVRFDRERGATEVTVFCADRPGLFARIAEAMHRARANVLDARVFTTKDGRALDTLWVMEDSGAPLRSGHRLAEVRRLVLQALSEEPDAPPLAPPDGGRAGGDRARGASGDGASGHRASGERRFVPERTRVFRVPPRVLIDNETSVTHTLIEINGRDRPGVLRDIARAMHELGLRIAAARIATYGERIVDVFYVRDAFGHRLTHRTRLDDIRHGLIVAVEGQSGEPGEANARAVEAALARKGA
- the murJ gene encoding murein biosynthesis integral membrane protein MurJ; the protein is MALARAIATVGGLTMVSRVLGFVRDILIAAVLGAGPIADAFFTAFRLPNLFRRLFAEGAFNAAFVPLFSRALTGSDGASSEARRAAARLFAEDALAVLLTALLVLLIVAELFMPLLVSGLAPGFLDAPATFERAVTLSRITFPYLVFMSLTALASGVLNGLGRFAAAAAAPVLLNVVLIAAMVGFADSAATGAEALAWGVALAGVLQFLWLARSLRQAGFALRLPRPRLTPAVRRMLRLMAPGAIGAGVMQINLVVGHLLASLIGAGAISWLYFADRLVQLPLGVVGVAVGIALLPLLSRQVRSGDQAAAADSQNRAIEMALLLTLPATAALLTIPGPMIAVLFERGAFAAADSRATTLAVMAYATGLPAFVVVKALAPGFFAREDTATPVKVAVAAMAANLLLALALMAPLGHVGIALATSLASWLNVALLGGLLMRRGHWRPDGRLLRRTVRMIVASAVMSVGLVLAAAALDGWLAAPAGVRPVLALALLVGLGGGLFAGLALACRATSLQELRRQLARPAKPATPATEDTPP
- a CDS encoding GNAT family N-acetyltransferase yields the protein MNRTARPDVVLRRLTPADAHAVTRIHFDAVMGKGHTHYAPHQLDAWTALDRPDRRLAQIHYRLAMPGRFLVLAEAAGRPVGYAWLEKRAMHQGRPDAAYLESLYVAPEAMGLGVGRLLLATVEARAAAEGAPTVGLDSALMSVGFYARHGYATGPFHRYRMGGGGVWVGFRWMTKRLTGPAAGPAMTAGA
- the trpS gene encoding tryptophan--tRNA ligase translates to MNTPSAQGTGPQAAQSRIFSGVQPTGNLHLGNYLGAIRNFARLQNDYECLYCVVDLHAITVFQDPATLADHTREVAAAFIAAGIDPKTNIIFNQSQVAAHAELAWIFNCVARLGWLNRMTQFKEKAGKHRENASIGLYAYPALMAADILVYKATHVPVGEDQKQHLELTRDIAQKFNSDYGREVFPLTEPLIFGEATRVMSLRDGTKKMSKSDPSDYSRINMNDDADQIRLKIRKAKTDPQPLPDTLDGYGARPEAANLLGLYAALADRTRGDVASEFAGARFADFKERLSDLAIETLAPVTGEMRRLLADPAEVDRLLQDGAERARALAAPVMAEVRQAVGLLT
- a CDS encoding NifU family protein, which encodes MFISTEDTPNPSSLKFTAGQPVAGEGRSRDFPSADAASGVSPLAERLFAIGGVSQVFFGSDFVTVSKDDEAPWQSLKPAIMGVLMEHFTRSLPAITETRQATPTSDDDGLMAGDADDPVIGQIRELLDTRVRPAVAQDGGDIVFRGFDRGVVYLHMQGACAGCPASTMTLKNGVENLLRHYIPEVTEVQAIG
- a CDS encoding glucosaminidase domain-containing protein; this translates as MAASADSVGCLSVARSPSAIPARLVRIMPAWLTARLFPQAALPGAAVIHPAIRRMEAQRRTERLVLRCVAASVAVMLATVVANGMSSGVNQAMDQAMDQAAERLQAIAPAAAVARASRQGAAGDTNGRIIRASSVARLGAVFESLDYDLERIRMGHGVPRVFLNRMPADLSDTVDAEERKALFIATTLPLILQVNETIRHNRQRIADLRLQWRDSGTLAAVDRHWLEQMAKRYRVDGDLAPSALFEALLWRVDTVPVSMALAQAAIESGWGTSRFAQEGNALFGQWTWDESAGLVPEDRADDASHAVRAFDRLLESVRAYAHNLNTGWAYESFRDRRASLRASGTAPGGLKLAMTLDRYSEKGEAYVRMVHSIIRANGLQPFDHARLSQGEGQDSLGQQPSL
- a CDS encoding polysaccharide deacetylase family protein, with protein sequence MTRLRRRLRPAALSAVILSLALWTHPLWATAAHAQDATLGPAGSISSGQASAVVVMYHRFGEGAWPTTSIRLEQFEAHIRLILDGGYTVLALPDIIDRLARGEALPDRSLAITIDDAFASIYTEAWPRLKDAGLPFTIFVATDPVDAATPGYLSWDQLREMAADGVYIGHHGASHGHYPGMTAEQAAADIARASARFEAELGAVPTLFAWPFGETSAALMPVIQATGMRAAFGQHSGVLYGGEERFYLPRFALNENFGDADRFRLIAGTLPLPVSAVTPADPSPEKNPPDFGFTVMADVAGLDRMACYASGQGQARIERLGPNRFEVRMAQPFATARARVNCTVPGPDGRWRWFGRQFYYPSP